One part of the Denticeps clupeoides chromosome 8, fDenClu1.1, whole genome shotgun sequence genome encodes these proteins:
- the LOC114796047 gene encoding LOW QUALITY PROTEIN: serum amyloid P-component-like (The sequence of the model RefSeq protein was modified relative to this genomic sequence to represent the inferred CDS: inserted 2 bases in 1 codon) → MEHRRAVTALFLLLVHLDASSGGKQDLYGKMLTFPAVSESAHVKVMPDLSKDLDAVTVCMRFFTDLNKQQSXSFATPDNPNAFLLFKPENNVFEVDHTKGFVLFYGLEAKLNQWNSICATWESGNGIAQVWVNGNPSARKGLGHGLKISGAPSIVLGQDQDSYGGGFDKAQSFVGMITDVHMWDSVLSYYDIALYKANLLMKSPGTVINWGALDFSVQGHVVVEDQISATNA, encoded by the exons ATGGAGCACAGAAGAGCTGTAACTGCCCTGTTCCTGCTCCTTGTTCACTTAGATGCATCATCGGGGGGAAAACAAG atctCTACGGGAAAATGCTGACTTTTCCAGCAGTGTCTGAATCTGCTCATGTGAAAGTGATGCCTGACCTCAGCAAGGACCTGGACGCTGTGACCGTGTGCATGCGGTTCTTCACTGATCTAAACAAACAACAGAG CTCCTTTGCCACCCCTGACAACCCAAATGCATTCCTGCTCTTTAAGCCAGAGAACAACGTGTTTGAAGTAGACCACACTAAAGGCTTTGTGCTGTTTTATGGTCTGGAAGCTAAACTCAATCAGTGGAACTCTATCTGTGCCACATGGGAGTCTGGAAATGGAATTGCTCAAGTCTGGGTGAACGGGAACCCCAGCGCCAGGAAAGGTCTGGGTCATGGCTTGAAGATATCCGGAGCACCCAGCATTGTCCTGGGTCAAGATCAGGATTCCTACGGCGGAGGTTTTGACAAAGCGCAGTCTTTCGTGGGAATGATTACAGACGTGCACATGTGGGATTCGGTTCTCTCCTACTATGACATTGCATTATATAAGGCCAACTTACTGATGAAGAGTCCAGGCACCGTGATCAACTGGGGTGCCCTGGACTTCAGCGTTCAGGGCCATGTGGTTGTGGAGGACCAAATCAGTGCCACGAATGCTTAA
- the gpr137ba gene encoding G protein-coupled receptor 137Ba isoform X1, translating into MEAPVRDRGTNESLPPPTLSPAVPPYVKLGLTVAYTVFYSLLFIFVYAQLWLVLRYRHKRLSYQTVFLFLCLLWAALRAVLFSFYFRDCVTANTLGPFTFWLLYCCPVCLQFFTLSLMNLYFAQVFFKAKSKYSPELLKYRLPLYLVFLAVSLLFLVVNLTCALLVKMTKTETKTIVLVRVAINDTLFVLCAVSLAIYLFKIAKMSLANIYLESKVGEMGKSVKGTSVCQVTIIGAIVILLYTSRACYNLVVLALTNILRINSFGYDWYNVSDQADLRSTLGDAGYIVFGVVLFVWELLPTSLVVFFFRVRRPALDISVTGIPGHAFSSRAYLFDNPRRYDSDDDLAWSIIPQNMQSSEPFFNHSLAADSGDWGNQSSNVTAYIGGYESYSTPPPEELNPY; encoded by the exons ATGGAGGCTCCGGTGAGGGACCGTGGGACCAACGAGTCCCTGCCCCCTCCGACCCTGAGTCCGGCCGTGCCGCCCTACGTGAAGCTGGGCCTGACGGTGGCCTACACCGTCTTCTACTCGCTGCTCTTCATCTTCGTCTACGCCCAGCTGTGGCTGGTGCTGCGCTACCGGCACAAGCGCCTCAGCTACCAGAcggtcttcctcttcctgtgcCTGCTGTGGGCCGCGCTGCGCGCCGTCCTCTTCTCCTTCTACTTCAGGGACTGCGTGACAGCCAACACGCTGGGACCCTTCACATTCTGGCTCCTCTACTGCTGCCCAGTCTGCCTGCAGTTCTTCACGCTCAGCCTCATGAACCTCTACTTCGCCCAG GTTTTTTTCAAGGCAAAGTCCAAGTATTCACCAGAACTTCTCAAGTACAG GTTGCCTCTGTACCTAGTGTTCCTCGCCGTCAGCCTTCTGTTCCTCGTGGTGAATCTGACCTGCGCCCTGCTGGTAAAGATGACCAAGACAGAGACCAAGACAATAGTTCTGGTGCGGGTGGCGATCAACGACACGCTGTTTGTCCTGTGTGCTGTGTCCCTCGCCATTTATCTCTTCAAGATAGCCAAGATGTCCCTCGCCAATATCTATTTGGAGTCCAAGGTGGGCGAAATGGGGAAATCTGTGAAG ggaACCTCCGTGTGCCAGGTGACAATAATCGGGGCCATCGTGATCCTGCTGTACACCTCGCGGGCCTGCTACAACCTGGTGGTCCTCGCTCTCACCAACATCCTGAGGATCAACTCCTTCGGCTATGACTGGTACAACGTATCAGACCAG GCTGACCTGCGCTCCACTCTTGGGGATGCTGGCTACATTGTGTTCGGAGTGGTCCTGTTTGTATGGGAGCTGCTACCAACGTCTCTCGTGGTCTTCTTCTTCCGAGTTCGCAGGCCAGCTCTGGACATA AGTGTGACAGGCATCCCAGGACATGCTTTCTCATCGCGGGCGTATCTGTTCGACAACCCCAGGCGTTATGACAGCGACGATGACCTGGCATGGAGCATAATCCCACAAAACATGCAGTCCAG TGAGCCGTTTTTCAACCACAGCTTGGCAGCTGACAGCGGTGACTGGGGCAACCAGAGCAGCAATGTCACTGCCTACATAGGAGGATATGAATCATATTCCACTCCACCCCCGGAGGAGCTCAACCCGTACTGA
- the nid1a gene encoding nidogen-1 yields MLLPRPDLLLWAACLGSALRLARGVGRAEMFPFGRGAGDQRLEPGSDRTRQLALDQPLMFYNGRFDRIYINTNGFIATAEPAKESEYLGRMPASFGMVAALQGDLDTSDGVGGVFFRQDSSPATLQLASDHISRAFPQDDEVSPSHTLVVTWVDVAARESPSRGDGEVTRRNTFQLVVASVESVSYAILLYPRDGMQFLSTGLAGSSTLMQAGFSKGLEASHPRFSSTSQYYRTTNDDEASVQELPEKTNSGKRGVWVYEIGTYPHFTYVVPGEVTDLPPEEPDESSYSGQQQQVVEYPPYHPSPEDETAVEHSLPIQTVQYQPHNPQILDVEESVIPVKVFSYDLETCSNNRDKCSTFADCRDYASGYCCHCRPGFFGNGKQCISEDRPQVMNGKVSSRVFVGNSPSPVELSSNDLHAYVVTNDGRAYVAISHIPASIGASLLPLPAMAGGIGWAFALQHPGYKNGFSIAGGEFTRQAEVTFTPGGEKLTITQEFRGIDDHNHLLVSIRLEGRIPEVPQGATVQVEPYSEVYHYSHAHITSSSTRSYVVTTRDGATQNRSYQWKETITYQRCAHDDVSAMHPSQMLRVDTFYVTYDANEQLIRYGTRNNVGDVSGGEQDENPCYTGRHGCDTNAVCNPGQGHQYACQCGTGFTGDGRVCYDIDECRETPDTCGHHAICNNQPGTFRCECVHGYQFASDGQTCVEGDRPLDHCQAGTHDCDRPERAHCSYTGGSGYVCSCLPGFAGDGRRCQDIDECQPGRCHRDADCINTVGSFTCRCRGGFYGDGFYCSSEREKTRCELHREQALSATESGPRGPRPSPGQYVPTCDVEGAYESMQCHQSISQCWCVDENGDEIANSRTGHGATPNCHSGGHQVRPTPRPDVYPLPPGTNLLFTQSGRIEFIPLDGYDMKQSEVKTALHLPEKVVVGVAYDCREKMVYWTDISSPSISKASVQGGEPIDVIKTDLGSPEGIALDHLSRTMFWTDSMKDQIEVASLDGSQRRVLINTDLVNPRAIIADPINGNLYWADWNRDAPKIETSHMDGTNRRLLASSNLGLPNGLTFDPQTSLLCWADAGTHKVECMNPAQSDRRQVTEGIQYPFGLTSHGKNLYYTDWTRNAVIALDRYTGKEANEFQPQKRSRMYGIATAYAHCPSGQNYCSVNNGGCTHLCLATPGGRACLCPHNAGDRCVEGNGRY; encoded by the exons ATGCTTCTCCCGCGGCCGGATCTGCTGCTCTGGGCCGCGTGTCTCGGCTCCGCGCTGCGCCTCGCCCGGGGCGTCGGGCGGGCCGAGATGTTCCCGTTCGGCCGGGGCGCGGGGGACCAGCGCCTGGAGCCCGGGAGCGACCGGACGCGACAGCTGGCCCTGGACCAGCCGCTCATGTTCTACAACGGAAGGTTCGACAGGATCTAc ATCAACACCAACGGATTCATTGCCACGGCAGAGCCAGCGAAAGAGTCTGAGTACCTGGGCAGGATGCCCGCCAGTTTCGGCATGGTTGCCGCTCTGCAGGGAGACCTGGACACGAGTGATGGCGTGGGCGGGGTGTTCTTCCGTCAGGACTCCAGCCCAGCCACGCTGCAGCTGGCCAGTGACCACATCAGCAGGGCTTTCCCGCAGGATGACGAAGTGTCCCCCAGTCACACCCTGGTGGTCACCTGGGTGGACGTTGCTGCCCGTGAGAGCCCGAGCCGCGGAGATGGAGAGGTCACCAGG AGAAACACCTTCCAGCTGGTCGTGGCCTCTGTGGAGTCGGTGTCATACGCCATTCTGCTGTACCCCAGGGACGGCATGCAGTTCCTGTCCACAGGCCTCGCTGGCAGCAGCACGCTTATGCAGGCCGGCTTTAGCAAAGGTTTGGAGGCGTCTCACCCCCGGTTTTCAAGCACGAGCCAGTACTACCGAACCACAAACGATGATGAGGCATCAGTGCAGGAGCTGCCAGA GAAGACGAACTCTGGAAAACGTGGCGTGTGGGTGTACGAGATCGGGACGTACCCACATTTCACGTATGTTGTGCCAGGGGAGGTGACCGACCTGCCGCCTGAAGAACCTGACGAGTCCAGTTACtctggccagcagcagcaggtggtgGAATACCCCCCTTACCATCCCAGTCCAGAAGATGAAACAGCAGTGGAGCATTCCCTCCCCATCCAGACCGTCCAGTATCAACCACACAACCCCCAGATTCTGGACGTGGAGGAGAGCGTTATTCCGGTCAAGG tcttttcatATGATCTGGAGACCTGCAGCAACAACAGAGACAAGTGCTCAACCTTCGCCGACTGCCGCGATTACGCCAGCGGGTACTGCTGCCACTGCCGGCCAGGTTTCTTCGGGAACGGGAAGCAGTGCATCTCTGAAG ACAGGCCCCAGGTGATGAACGGGAAGGTGAGCAGCAGGGTGTTTGTGGGAAACTCGCCGTCCCCTGTGGAGCTCTCTAGCAACGACCTCCACGCCTACGTGGTGACAAATGACGGGCGGGCCTACGTGGCCATCAGCCACATCCCTGCCAGCATAGGCGCGTCACTTCTGCCCCTTCCGGCCATGGCGGGGGGAATTGGCTGGGCCTTCGCCCTGCAGCACCCCGGCTACAAGAACGGCTTCAGCATCGCCG GCGGAGAGTTCACGCGCCAGGCCGAGGTCACCTTCACCCCGGGCGGCGAGAAGCTGACCATCACACAGGAGTTCCGGGGCATCGATGACCACAACCACCTGCTGGTCAGCATCAGGCTGGAGGGCAGGATTCCGGAGGTCCCACAGGGGGCAACAGTGCAGGTCGAGCCCTACTCTGAGGTTTACCACTACAGCCACGCCC ATATAACGTCCTCCTCCACCCGTTCCTATGTCGTCACCACGAGGGACGGCGCCACGCAGAACCGAAGCTACCAGTGGAAAGAGACCATCACCTATCAGCGCTGCGCCCATGATGACGTAAGCGCCATGCACCCGTCCCAGATGCTGCGCGTCGACACCTTCTACGTCACGTACGACGCAAACGAACAGCTGATACGCTACGGCACGCGAAACAACGTCGGCGACGTCAGTG GCGGTGAGCAGGACGAGAATCCCTGCTACACTGGGAGGCACGGCTGTGACACCAACGCGGTGTGCAACCCTGGACAAGGCCACCAGTATGCGTGCCAGTGTGGCACCGGCTTCACCGGGGACGGCCGAGTCTGTTACG ACATTGACGAATGCCGGGAGACCCCAGACACTTGTGGCCATCATGCCATCTGCAACAACCAGCCAGGAACCTTCCGCTGTGAATGTGTCCACGGCTACCAGTTTGCCAGTGACGGACAGACCTGTGTCG AGGGCGACCGGCCACTGGACCACTGCCAGGCGGGGACCCACGACTGTGACAGGCCGGAGCGGGCGCACTGCAGCTACACCGGGGGCTCTGGCTACGTCTGCTCCTGCCTGCCGGGCTTTGCGGGAGATGGGCGGAGATGCCAGG ACATCGATGAATGCCAGCCTGGCCGCTGTCACAGGGATGCTGACTGCATCAACACGGTGGGCTCCTTCACCTGTCGGTGCAGAGGGGGTTTCTATGGCGATGGGTTCTACTGCTCTTCAG AACGTGAGAAGACTCGCTGTGAGCTTCACAGAGAACAGGCCCTTAGCGCCACAGAGTCTGGCCCCAGAGGGCCACGCCCCTCTCCTGGCCAGTATGTGCCAACGTGTGACGTGGAGGGGGCATATGAGTCCATGCAGTGTCACCAGAGCATCAGCCAGTGCTGGTGTGTGGATGAAAATGGCGATGAGATCGCGAACAGCCGCACTGGCCATGGCGCCACACCCAACT GTCATTCAGGCGGTCATCAGGTGAGGCCGACACCGAGACCGGACGTCTACCCTCTGCCCCCTGGCACCAACCTCCTGTTCACCCAGAGCGGGAGGATCGAGTTCATCCCTCTGGACGGATACGACATGAAGCAGAGCGAAGTGAAGACTGCGCTGCACCTCCCA gagaaggtggtggtgggcgtggcctatGATTGTCGGGAGAAGATGGTGTACTGGACTGACATCAGCAGCCCCTCCATCAGCAAGGCCAGCGTGCAGGGAGGAGAGCCCATCGACGTCATCAAAACAG atctggGAAGTCCTGAGGGCATCGCCCTCGACCACCTGAGTCGCACCATGTTCTGGACAGACTCCATGAAGGACCAGATCGAGGTGGCGTCTCTTGATGGATCCCAGCGCCGGGTGCTCATTAACACCGACCTTGTGAACCCCCGGGCCATCATAGCCGACCCCATCAATGG TAATCTCTACTGGGCCGACTGGAACAGGGACGCCCCCAAAATCGAGACGTCACACATGGACGGCACAAACCGAAGGCTGTTGGCCAGCAGTAACCTGGGGCTGCCCAATGGCTTGACCTTCGACCCCCAGACCTCGCTGCTGTGCTGGGCCGATGCAG gGACACACAAGGTGGAGTGCATGAACCCAGCTCAGAGTGACCGCAGGCAGGTAACGGAGGGCATCCAGTACCCGTTTGGCCTCACCAGCCATGGGAAGAACCTCTACTACACCGACTGGACACG
- the gpr137ba gene encoding G protein-coupled receptor 137Ba isoform X2 produces the protein MEAPVRDRGTNESLPPPTLSPAVPPYVKLGLTVAYTVFYSLLFIFVYAQLWLVLRYRHKRLSYQTVFLFLCLLWAALRAVLFSFYFRDCVTANTLGPFTFWLLYCCPVCLQFFTLSLMNLYFAQVFFKAKSKYSPELLKYRLPLYLVFLAVSLLFLVVNLTCALLVKMTKTETKTIVLVRVAINDTLFVLCAVSLAIYLFKIAKMSLANIYLESKGTSVCQVTIIGAIVILLYTSRACYNLVVLALTNILRINSFGYDWYNVSDQADLRSTLGDAGYIVFGVVLFVWELLPTSLVVFFFRVRRPALDISVTGIPGHAFSSRAYLFDNPRRYDSDDDLAWSIIPQNMQSSEPFFNHSLAADSGDWGNQSSNVTAYIGGYESYSTPPPEELNPY, from the exons ATGGAGGCTCCGGTGAGGGACCGTGGGACCAACGAGTCCCTGCCCCCTCCGACCCTGAGTCCGGCCGTGCCGCCCTACGTGAAGCTGGGCCTGACGGTGGCCTACACCGTCTTCTACTCGCTGCTCTTCATCTTCGTCTACGCCCAGCTGTGGCTGGTGCTGCGCTACCGGCACAAGCGCCTCAGCTACCAGAcggtcttcctcttcctgtgcCTGCTGTGGGCCGCGCTGCGCGCCGTCCTCTTCTCCTTCTACTTCAGGGACTGCGTGACAGCCAACACGCTGGGACCCTTCACATTCTGGCTCCTCTACTGCTGCCCAGTCTGCCTGCAGTTCTTCACGCTCAGCCTCATGAACCTCTACTTCGCCCAG GTTTTTTTCAAGGCAAAGTCCAAGTATTCACCAGAACTTCTCAAGTACAG GTTGCCTCTGTACCTAGTGTTCCTCGCCGTCAGCCTTCTGTTCCTCGTGGTGAATCTGACCTGCGCCCTGCTGGTAAAGATGACCAAGACAGAGACCAAGACAATAGTTCTGGTGCGGGTGGCGATCAACGACACGCTGTTTGTCCTGTGTGCTGTGTCCCTCGCCATTTATCTCTTCAAGATAGCCAAGATGTCCCTCGCCAATATCTATTTGGAGTCCAAG ggaACCTCCGTGTGCCAGGTGACAATAATCGGGGCCATCGTGATCCTGCTGTACACCTCGCGGGCCTGCTACAACCTGGTGGTCCTCGCTCTCACCAACATCCTGAGGATCAACTCCTTCGGCTATGACTGGTACAACGTATCAGACCAG GCTGACCTGCGCTCCACTCTTGGGGATGCTGGCTACATTGTGTTCGGAGTGGTCCTGTTTGTATGGGAGCTGCTACCAACGTCTCTCGTGGTCTTCTTCTTCCGAGTTCGCAGGCCAGCTCTGGACATA AGTGTGACAGGCATCCCAGGACATGCTTTCTCATCGCGGGCGTATCTGTTCGACAACCCCAGGCGTTATGACAGCGACGATGACCTGGCATGGAGCATAATCCCACAAAACATGCAGTCCAG TGAGCCGTTTTTCAACCACAGCTTGGCAGCTGACAGCGGTGACTGGGGCAACCAGAGCAGCAATGTCACTGCCTACATAGGAGGATATGAATCATATTCCACTCCACCCCCGGAGGAGCTCAACCCGTACTGA